TAAAGTAGTCAATATTCATATCAAGGATGGAAAGATTGTTTCCATTGACAATAAAGAGCATCGTGCGGATACAGTCATAGAAGCCAAAGGCAAGCTACTGACACCTGGGTGGTTCGACATGAAAGTCAATTTCAATGACCCGGGCAATGAACACAAAGAAGATTTGGCCAGCGGAGCCGCAGCCGCTGCTCAAGGTGGGTTCACCGGAGTTGCTACCCTGCCAAATACTGACCCTGTGGTACAAACAAAAGGGCATGTAGAATATGTCTTATCAAAGTCTAAGGCCTATTTAACTGACATTTACCCCACCGCCGCAGTTACGCTAGAAACTAAAGGAGAAGACCTAACAGAAATGTTGGACCTCCATGCAGCCGGAGCCATTGCCTTTACAGATGGTGAAAAACCAATCTGGCACACAGATATGATGCTGAAGTCATTGATCTACCTGAAAAAAATCGATGGTTTACTTATTAGCCAACCAGAAGATCAGTTGCTGACGAGATTCGGCTCTATGAATGAAGGAACGGTCAGTACTGTACTGGGCCTAAAAGGCATGCCGACCTTGGCAGAGCACCTAATGATCAAAAGGGATCTTGATCTGCTAGAATATGCAGGAGGAAAAATCCATTTCTCTAACATCTCTTCAAAAGAGAGTATCAAGCTGATCAAAAAAGCAAAAAAGAAAGGATATCAGATCACCTGCGATGTGAGTATTCATCACCTGGTACATACCGATGAAGATCTGATGAGCTATGATTCCAACTTTAAAATCAACCCACCTCTTCGAACCGAAAAAGATAGAAAAGCATTGATCAAAGGGCTTCAGGAAGGTGTGATAGACGCCATCGTTTCTGCACACACTCCACAGGATGAGGAAAATAAGAAATTAGAATTTGATCTGGCGGGGTTTGGCATCTCTGGATTGCAAACCATGCTTCCATCCTTGTTAGCCTTAGGTAAAGAATTGGACCCAACAGTCTGGATAGAAAAAGTGACTGCAAACCCCAGAACCATTCTCAAGTTGGATCCAGCGACTATTGATGAAAAGCAGGAAGCCAACCTCACGCTTATTGACCCAAAAGTCAAATGGATACTCAATGATGAGACCAACAAATCAAAATCAAGAAACACCCCATTCTACAATCAAGAACTGACAGGAAAAGTAATGGCAGTAATCAACGGCAATCAATTTCAAACTTTCGAATAATCCACATGAAACCATTATTTAAAGTTCCGCTGAAATTCGGACTTATTGGCGCGGTCATTAATATTGCCATGTTTTTTGTACAACATTGGACTGGATCTAATCCGCTCATGGAGATGAGAGTATTCGACTTTTTCATCATACCAGTATTCATCTTTTTTGGCATCAAAGAATACAGAGACACCTTCAATCAAGGGTTGATGGAATTCTGGCAGGGGATGACAGTGGGATTTTTTATTTATGGAAGTATAGCTGTTTTATACTCGATCTTTTTGTGGATAGCCTTACAATTTGCAGACCCTGATATGTTACAATCTTACATTACTGAAAGCTTGAATGTAATAAAAGAAAACAAAGATCTACTAACCGAAGAAATGGGAGCAGAAAGCTATCAGTCGTCGTACGATGAAGTAAGTAAAACTACAGCACTTGACTTAGCCACTGACAGTTTAGTCAAAAAA
The sequence above is drawn from the Reichenbachiella sp. genome and encodes:
- a CDS encoding DUF4199 domain-containing protein, translated to MKPLFKVPLKFGLIGAVINIAMFFVQHWTGSNPLMEMRVFDFFIIPVFIFFGIKEYRDTFNQGLMEFWQGMTVGFFIYGSIAVLYSIFLWIALQFADPDMLQSYITESLNVIKENKDLLTEEMGAESYQSSYDEVSKTTALDLATDSLVKKAGIGFLLTSVLSTVLKKQPKKIRLGR
- a CDS encoding dihydroorotase; amino-acid sequence: MNILLREAKILDPHSPHHNKVVNIHIKDGKIVSIDNKEHRADTVIEAKGKLLTPGWFDMKVNFNDPGNEHKEDLASGAAAAAQGGFTGVATLPNTDPVVQTKGHVEYVLSKSKAYLTDIYPTAAVTLETKGEDLTEMLDLHAAGAIAFTDGEKPIWHTDMMLKSLIYLKKIDGLLISQPEDQLLTRFGSMNEGTVSTVLGLKGMPTLAEHLMIKRDLDLLEYAGGKIHFSNISSKESIKLIKKAKKKGYQITCDVSIHHLVHTDEDLMSYDSNFKINPPLRTEKDRKALIKGLQEGVIDAIVSAHTPQDEENKKLEFDLAGFGISGLQTMLPSLLALGKELDPTVWIEKVTANPRTILKLDPATIDEKQEANLTLIDPKVKWILNDETNKSKSRNTPFYNQELTGKVMAVINGNQFQTFE